One window from the genome of Salvia splendens isolate huo1 chromosome 9, SspV2, whole genome shotgun sequence encodes:
- the LOC121748911 gene encoding arginine biosynthesis bifunctional protein ArgJ, chloroplastic-like isoform X2 yields MSLYVSHHFTLKFRGLNQSKIYSPAGSLRMNNCRVFATVSVGEDVSNYIPAAPILLPEGPWHQILGGVTAPKGFKAAGIYGGLRAVGEKPDLALVTCDVDAVSAGTFTTNVVAAAPVLYCKNALEKSETGRAVLINAGQANAATGDAGYQDVLDCSHALAELLQLKPDQVLIESTGVIGKRIKKDALLKSLPDLVNRLSSTIQSADSAAVAITTTDLVSKSVAIESKVGGKQVRIGGMAKGSGMIHPNMATMLGVITTDASVSSDVWRKMVRVAVGRSFNQITVDGDTSTNDCVIALASGLSRASKIFSLDDSDAQHLQACLDVVMQGLAKSIASDGEGATCLIEVQVSGACTEADAAKVARSVASSSLTKAAVYGRDPNWGRIACAAGYAGIPFDQNNLRISLGDTKLMEKGQPLSFDRAAASNYLQEAGERHGTVIIQISIGDGPGAGQAWGCDLSYDYVKINAEYTT; encoded by the exons ATGTCTCTCTACGTTTCTCACCATTTCACCCTCAAATTCCGCGGACTCAATCAATCCAAG ATATATTCACCAGCAGGTAGTTTGAGAATGAATAACTGCAGAGTTTTTGCGACAGTGTCGGTTGGAGAGGACGTGTCGAATTACATACCGGCAGCTCCTATTTTGTTGCCTGAAGGGCCATGGCATCAA ATACTGGGTGGAGTTACAGCACCAAAGGGTTTCAAAGCTGCTGGGATATACGGTGGATTACGTGCAGTGGGAGAGAAGCCTGATCTTGCACTGGTCACTTGCGATGTAGATGCCGTATCTGCAG GCACATTTACAACTAATGTTGTTGCTGCTGCACCAGTACTATACTGCAAAAACGCACTTGAAAAGTCTGAAACC GGCCGTGCGGTACTGATAAATGCTGGTCAAGCGAATGCAGCGACG GGTGATGCTGGTTATCAGGATGTACTAGACTGTTCTCATGCCCTTGCTGAG TTACTGCAACTGAAGCCCGACCAAGTTTTGATTGAATCCACTGGGGTGATTGGTAAACGTATCAAGAAG GATGCACTTCTTAAGTCACTTCCAGATTTAGTAAATCGTCTGTCGTCAACTATTCAAAG TGCAGATTCTGCTGCTGTAGCAATAACTACCACAGATCTTGTGAGCAAAAGTGTTGCAATAGAATCGAAG GTTGGAGGAAAACAAGTAAGAATTGGTGGTATGGCAAAAGGTTCTGGGATGATTCATCCTAACATGGCCACAATGCTTGGG GTTATAACAACCGATGCCTCAGTTTCAAGTGATGTGTGGCGAAAAATGGTGCGAGTTGCTGTCGGCCGTAGTTTCAATCAAATTACC GTAGATGGAGATACCAGTACTAACGATTGTGTCATTGCTTTGGCTAGTGGCCTTTCAAGGGCAAGtaaaatattttctcttgaTGATTCTGATGCACAACATTTGCAAGCCTGTCTTGATGTT GTAATGCAAGGTCTTGCTAAGTCAATAGCCTCGGATGGCGAAGGAGCAACGTGTTTGATTGAG GTCCAAGTATCAGGGGCGTGTACAGAAGCCGACGCGGCAAAAGTTGCACGATctgtggcttcttcttcattaACCAAG GCTGCAGTATATGGCAGGGATCCAAATTGGGGGCGCATAGCTTGTGCTGCTGGTTATGCTGGAATCCCTTTTGATCAAAATAACCTTCGAATATCACTTGGTGATACTAAATTGATGGAGAAAGGCCAGCCACTGTCATTTGATAG GGCCGCTGCTAGTAATTACCTCCAAGAAGCGGGAGAAAGACACGGGACAGTCATAATTCAGATATCTATTG GTGATGGTCCGGGTGCTGGACAAGCATGGGGCTGCGATCTCAGCTATGACTACGTGAAGATAAACGCTGAGTACACAACTTGA
- the LOC121748911 gene encoding arginine biosynthesis bifunctional protein ArgJ, chloroplastic-like isoform X1: MRCLTAHANAYIIKNRHHTALSRCEQQQQHSHSVCTAISASLLPPLNTPTQPPTMSLYVSHHFTLKFRGLNQSKIYSPAGSLRMNNCRVFATVSVGEDVSNYIPAAPILLPEGPWHQILGGVTAPKGFKAAGIYGGLRAVGEKPDLALVTCDVDAVSAGTFTTNVVAAAPVLYCKNALEKSETGRAVLINAGQANAATGDAGYQDVLDCSHALAELLQLKPDQVLIESTGVIGKRIKKDALLKSLPDLVNRLSSTIQSADSAAVAITTTDLVSKSVAIESKVGGKQVRIGGMAKGSGMIHPNMATMLGVITTDASVSSDVWRKMVRVAVGRSFNQITVDGDTSTNDCVIALASGLSRASKIFSLDDSDAQHLQACLDVVMQGLAKSIASDGEGATCLIEVQVSGACTEADAAKVARSVASSSLTKAAVYGRDPNWGRIACAAGYAGIPFDQNNLRISLGDTKLMEKGQPLSFDRAAASNYLQEAGERHGTVIIQISIGDGPGAGQAWGCDLSYDYVKINAEYTT, from the exons ATGAGATGCTTAACGGCTCACGCCAATGCTTACATAATCAAGAATCGTCATCACACAGCTCTCTCTCGTTGCGAACAACAACAGCAGCACAGCCACAGTGTGTGTACCGCTATCTCCGCCTCTCTCCTGCCGCCGTTAAACA CTCCGACTCAGCCGCCAACAATGTCTCTCTACGTTTCTCACCATTTCACCCTCAAATTCCGCGGACTCAATCAATCCAAG ATATATTCACCAGCAGGTAGTTTGAGAATGAATAACTGCAGAGTTTTTGCGACAGTGTCGGTTGGAGAGGACGTGTCGAATTACATACCGGCAGCTCCTATTTTGTTGCCTGAAGGGCCATGGCATCAA ATACTGGGTGGAGTTACAGCACCAAAGGGTTTCAAAGCTGCTGGGATATACGGTGGATTACGTGCAGTGGGAGAGAAGCCTGATCTTGCACTGGTCACTTGCGATGTAGATGCCGTATCTGCAG GCACATTTACAACTAATGTTGTTGCTGCTGCACCAGTACTATACTGCAAAAACGCACTTGAAAAGTCTGAAACC GGCCGTGCGGTACTGATAAATGCTGGTCAAGCGAATGCAGCGACG GGTGATGCTGGTTATCAGGATGTACTAGACTGTTCTCATGCCCTTGCTGAG TTACTGCAACTGAAGCCCGACCAAGTTTTGATTGAATCCACTGGGGTGATTGGTAAACGTATCAAGAAG GATGCACTTCTTAAGTCACTTCCAGATTTAGTAAATCGTCTGTCGTCAACTATTCAAAG TGCAGATTCTGCTGCTGTAGCAATAACTACCACAGATCTTGTGAGCAAAAGTGTTGCAATAGAATCGAAG GTTGGAGGAAAACAAGTAAGAATTGGTGGTATGGCAAAAGGTTCTGGGATGATTCATCCTAACATGGCCACAATGCTTGGG GTTATAACAACCGATGCCTCAGTTTCAAGTGATGTGTGGCGAAAAATGGTGCGAGTTGCTGTCGGCCGTAGTTTCAATCAAATTACC GTAGATGGAGATACCAGTACTAACGATTGTGTCATTGCTTTGGCTAGTGGCCTTTCAAGGGCAAGtaaaatattttctcttgaTGATTCTGATGCACAACATTTGCAAGCCTGTCTTGATGTT GTAATGCAAGGTCTTGCTAAGTCAATAGCCTCGGATGGCGAAGGAGCAACGTGTTTGATTGAG GTCCAAGTATCAGGGGCGTGTACAGAAGCCGACGCGGCAAAAGTTGCACGATctgtggcttcttcttcattaACCAAG GCTGCAGTATATGGCAGGGATCCAAATTGGGGGCGCATAGCTTGTGCTGCTGGTTATGCTGGAATCCCTTTTGATCAAAATAACCTTCGAATATCACTTGGTGATACTAAATTGATGGAGAAAGGCCAGCCACTGTCATTTGATAG GGCCGCTGCTAGTAATTACCTCCAAGAAGCGGGAGAAAGACACGGGACAGTCATAATTCAGATATCTATTG GTGATGGTCCGGGTGCTGGACAAGCATGGGGCTGCGATCTCAGCTATGACTACGTGAAGATAAACGCTGAGTACACAACTTGA
- the LOC121749080 gene encoding uncharacterized protein LOC121749080: protein MDSDDEQFQQTVDLEFQNLVAAVQHEADEAEDAAAAAVAVPRPFYHRRYFDRDHAGADRRLMEDYFNENARYPPEVFRRRFRMSQNLFIHIAPCLAQRFKCFNLRYDATGRLGLSTYQKCTMAIRQLACAEPADMFDEYLQMGETTALQTLRQFCRGIKDIFKGEYLRKPSADDCQRLIDMHGTAHHFPGMLGSIDCMHWEWRNCPVAWKRQFTSGFKGRHPTMILEAIADYRLRIWHAYFGVSQFGRIQIVAELTILELGFNNSYVWSSFYNSF from the exons ATGGATTCAGACGATGAACAATTCCAACAAACGgtagatctggagttccaaaaccttgTTGCAGCGGTGCAACATGAAGCCGACGAGGCGGAagatgcggcggcggcggcggtggcagtCCCTCGGCCATTCTATCATCGGCGGTATTTCGACCGCGATCATGCCGGGGCTGACCGCCGGTTGATGGAAGACTACTTCAACGAGAACGCCCGTTATCCGCCAGAGGTTTTCCGtaggcgattcagaatgtcgcaaaaTCTCTTCATCCATATAGCGCCGTGTTTGGCGCAGCGGTTCAAGTGCTTCAACTTGCGATATGATGCCACCGGTCGACTCGGCTTGTCGACATACCAGAAATGTACGAtggcaattaggcagcttgcctgTGCCGAgcccgctgacatgttcgacgaatacctacagatgggcgaAACGACTGCCCTACAGACGTTGAGGCAGTTTTGCAGGGGCATTAAGGATATCTTCAAAGGGGAGTATCTACGGAAGCCATCGGCCGATGATTGCCAGAGATTGATTGATATGCACGGGACTGCACATCATTTTCCAGGGATGTTggggagcatcgattgcatgcactgggagtggaggaactgtccGGTGGCTTGGAAGAGACAGTTCACTTCTGGTTTCAAAGGCAGACATCCcacgatgattctggaagccatTGCTGATTACCGCTTgcgaatctggcatgcgtattttggg GTTTCTCAATTTGGTCGCATTCAAATTGTAGCAGAGCTAACAATTTTGGAGCTAGGGTTCAATAATTCATATGTATGGTCGTCGTTCTATAATTCTTTCTGA